The DNA segment ACGTAATCCGCCGGATGCGGCGCGTATGTAAACGTAGAAAGAAACTCGACCGTAAGCTCAGGGTACGAGTCCTCCATCGCTAACTCAAATAGGCGCGACCAAGGAGTATCTAGCCCAACTATCTCACGCGCCCGCTCGACCTCTCCCAAGCTACTCAGCAGCTCCCAGTCTATGCCTACATGCTCCTCAATCTCTATGGTGCGCAACCTAGCGTATCTCCCCCTCGCCCGTGACCCCATCGGAAACTGCAGGTACGGACATGCCGGCTCCTCCTCGTCCCCCACCTCTCCCTCAGCCTCCATATGCACAATCTCCTCATCGGATAAATCCATCCCTGCACGTTgatcaaataatattaaataaataataatattaaacaaatattaataaacaaataataataattaaacaaataatattaaacaaataatattaaataaataataatattaaacaaatattaataaacaaataatattaaacaaatattaataaacaattaataataattaaacagataatattaaataaataataatattaaataaataataatattaaacaaataatattaaaaaaataattttaaataaataataatattaaacaaatattaataaacaaataataatattaaacaattattaataaacaattaataataattaaacaaataataataaacaattaataataattaaacaaataataatcattaaacaaataatattaaataaataataatattaaacaaatattaataaacaaataataatattaaacaaatattaataaacaattaataataattaaacaaataataattattaaacaaatattaataaacaaataataatattaaacaaatattaataaacaattaataataattaaataaataataatattaaacaaatattaataaacaattaataataattaaacaaatattaataaacaaataatattaaacaaatattaataaacaaataatattaaacaattaataataattaaacaaataacaaaaaaaaaataaacatgaaccaaagcgccccgctttggcctcgGCGCGGCGCTTTGGTTCTTCATTCTGAAGAACAGAACCCAACAGCAGGATCAAAAGccacaatcaacaatcaacaatcaaaatGTGTGAAAGCAAAACGATTAAGGGTTTTACCTCGCACCTTTTAGAGGTTGAAAAGCTCGAAAAATCTCCGAAAATGGCTCGACTGTGTGAGATCACACCTTAGTGTGTGTTTTTTGTGTTTGGGTGAAGTGGGGGAGAAGATGCCCCGCTTCAGTGTATAACGAGGGACctaagcgccccgctatggccatagcgtGGCGCTTTTGGCCCAAAACGCTGCGTTATGACCATAGCGGGGCGTTTTGggcattttttaaattttttaaaattgtttttaattcacaaacgcgtcgataaatagtctaaattttccgttttttccattatacatcattttttaatatatatggactatactGCAAGTTCCGGATTaaatcggttacgtgtgatgtcttattccgttatctcgtatcatttaggtttgaaagcacaagtactcctgtgagaagtgttatgtgtatcagccgcctaccgtacatgaacatgacgtattttttcattaattgtagtattatgatgtatattgtcatttcgggtcgtacaagtgcgtattgaatctgattgggtcgtgtcggtgacattcggtttttaacgtgatgtgacgcgtatattgaacaaacacaaacgtgattattattaaacacatttaagatacatcgtgaacatatggggttacattaaggtcaggggcacgatacgtaagcatttcgtacgtgttgatctgatccctgtataatgtatgccaggctgctgcgcgctctgttctgttcgctgtccagagtaggtttgggggaggcattggataacaacctccaagctctacatgtatgaaatgcccattgtcgacgaacacaaccgcaactaccaggtgaggttcctcagcttcgtttggcccgcccagcagagggaaaattgtatcgctcccacgaatgtcgaaggtgtgaacaatcacaccgtaTCGTTGGGCAATAAGAAACCCCGTCTCAGGCATCGACATGTAATTTTCGATACCTGCTCGTCCCACCCCCTTGAAATCGATCCGTGTAACCAGCGcattgatgtggaaaaagtagttcaactaaataaactaaattaccctaaattaagactcaagtaataaaaatctagactctttaacctgactaaactactcaccggcaagtgtaccggtcgactctagcacagaaaagtaagtccggatgtcgaacccacaaggactctaatgaattacgttaacgactaaacttagactagacactgacacgactaaacaaatattgtgtttggggggggggttactaaaatcctaaaattgtgattaaattgaaattaaactaaattacgaatgaaactagggttttaattcagatgcgattaaggactacctagacttgaatccagtttaactactaatggacttctaacggttttattgatgtatggagccgggatcgtaaaatactaaaccttaaggtatttcaatgctaagacttcccgacccttctcaggaagaaacctaggaaaccctacaaggctgttatgattaccgactgttagatttcctctcagtcctctaacgactctaaaagtgccctaatacgactatctacctctcagcgcgacaatctaaggcaattctaggttctgacttggtttactagacacaaatgcaattagggaactaacgtcgacttctctcaaaatctcaattagctatatactgcaccgcaacctaataactaactcgagcctctcagcgacaagttaagcagaatatttacttctagttatattttaattactgtttctaaggctatcggccgatttacccaaagatcacccgaacccgcaaggatacaaataatcaacacagatctattatgtgaaatacatccaccaaaatctatgtgaaacagtaaacaatccacaatcaaaagtaaatacgcacacgcaccaaatcagaaaatctagaacacgttactttcgaagtcaatccataatcaattcaataaaaaccgttaaaagatccataagtaaattaaaccatcatcaaatctaggtagtatctaaagtctagccaagaaacatgatgttcaaaacaaacaaaacaagttcaaaacaagaattcatcgtaaAGTATCGAAAACGCGAAAATAAggaacaccgggagataaaacccaaaagatcttcactctcacgatccaagcttcaaccggatgattcTCGTTCGGCAAAAtactccagaatgctcaaaatcacCTCCGAAATTCGTCCTAGGGTTTTTTGATTCGTATCCAGAGTTGTGTTCAGTTTCTTTTCATTCAATtcaacaaaaccctaattttcccgGAAATCAGCACCcgtcgcgtgacgcctagggggtgtcgcgtcacgcggcgcctcccatatatatatttttttttatttttttattctgaTCAGCTTCCAGCTCTTcccgacgcgcgtacgaatcccgattttcttccaaactgctcggtttgctcgtttttcaacactttaagctacgggacctgaaatcaaagcttaacgtcagcagtatcgcagttctaacctaaactagacgCTAAACGACTGAAAACTAACctaaatatacactataaacatatgtactttgcagtacatcaaacatccccacacttactcttttttcgtcctcgaaaaagaattatgcaacggaatcagagatAAATATTCACTTGGGTCGAAAATTAtaggtataattaattaaaaccaaggcttgcgttagctgcgattgcgaatatactttatccactttaaacccgaatccaatcctaaacccttatcatgtgaatttaatttaagtgcggtcaatccacctagggtctcacactagaatcaacagtccacctactcccgcctcaagcttataggactaaaagaacgatcatttgaccaattcccaaccgtcttatatcaaaaccaagagagtttacaatcaattttttttctattttttatttttgctttGCTTTTtgctcttttttttctttttctctcgtgagtctagacgatgctttccctaaccaagaggcaatccggctgtagagtcgctatccccaaccacagattacttaggtttcggtacttttaaTCGGCAattcgatttcacacatcccagaggcattccggctgtagagtcgctatccccaactcggattacatagacctgtgttactttcatttagtttctagctcactttttttttcttttttttttcatatttttcacatGATCACAAACTATAAcaattttaacttataacggtgccccttatactattattggcagttttagtttcccatatctcccaggcgaaaacccactagcggaccgacaattaaggtatattagctcaaagggacttaaaacaAACCCgtgcctatccacatatccctaactagacgcaagctcgatttatttaaatctcatattattattattcgaacccaagcaaaaatttttcttttctatcattttccgctttttttttgcaaacttctttttatttcgaaagacattttctgatttttcaaaaatttttttgtattttttcaatttttttaatttttttggatttttataattaagactcgattatttacatgtattcccatccccacacttagagattgcattgtccctaatgcaagaaagAAAACACGACTCGACACTACCTAAAACTACTAAATAAATAACGAACTAACTAACTAGACTAGACgacgaaataaaaataaaaatacaacaacaacaagaaggaaaacgacttaacttaatatgtgagactgtcaaagtgccagtcgtttccacataagccctccaatACCGAACGTGCTCAGCAAATAATACCAAACTCTCTCTCACACGAACGGAAAGCGGCTCCACATCATCAACCTAACATAAGTACCATAACAAGCATACTTCTACAAACGTTCATCGTAGCAACATCCCAAGttcaaacagaaaataaaaatatgtctAGCAGATACAACCATATCGAACTACAGAAACagcataaataaaataaaacatgaaaGGATATATATGCTGCTGCAGTCTGCTACATCACTCCTCCTCAGAATCCTCCTCCATCTGCTGCGTCCCTGAACCGCCAGCCTGCTGCCACCCGAACTGACCACTATAAGCATAACCACTCTGACCTCCCCACTGGTCATACCCCGGATACTGACCATAAACGTACGGGGTCTGCTGCTCACTTCCATAAACTGGTGGAGGTAGTAATCCTGCAAAGGGTGGAGGTATCGGAGCATTTAGTAACATACCCGACATCATGTACCTAAGCATGTCGTCCTGTCGGTGGTGGCTCTGCATGGTCCACTGGTGGTCAACCCGTATCCTGCTCTCAATCTGATCAACCCTCTGCTGCGTGTAGTCAAAAGCAGCCTCAGGAGTGAACGGGTCGGGTCTCGGTGGTCTAACTGGCTGCTGTGGAGGAATCTCACGCCTCTGTCGAGGTGCCGGCTGTCGTGGCGGAGGAGCACCAACCTCGAAGTTCCACTCTGGTGGATCCGAGTGTGTAAGAATACCTGCCAACTGTAGGTTCACAACATCCCATCGAACCGTTGGCATACCCAGATTCATCTGCTCAGTCTTGTACTTTGTAAGGGCCCGGATATTCTTCGCCAACCTAGCTATGTAAGAGCCTAGATCCATATCAGCCCTTTTACCTCCCCGACGAGGCCTATTGAACAACCATGCAAAGAAACTAGCCAAGTTCCAGTTCCGCTTCTCCACCATGCACATCAATGCAAAAATATCCAACCAATTCGCCTTGTTTTCCCCCGACTTCCTCGATACAACTGTCGTCGCCAACATCTTCAAATTATACCTGTATATAGGATCACGAACCGATGTGATAAGGTTCGTACGCGAGAATGGTTGAGACGCAATTGTATCCCAAAATCTTTCCAAATCCACCGAATTCAAACACTTGGGCCGAGGGTGATTAAACACACCCCTTAAACCATTAATGAACTCCTCCGTTGCCACTTCTTCCGGAGAGTACAAACCCAACGCCACTCCAAACTGAGGTATGGTCATCTCATAAAGATTTCTACCCAAAGAAAACGATACCGCATTAGCTTCAGAAAAAGCACCCTCTTTGTGATGGAAGGTACAATGAAACTCGATAGTAAGCTCGGTATATTGCGTCTCGTCACAAGCATCCATAGCCATCCTCAACCTCGGTCCTAACAACTCTGCCACCCGCTCACTTGCTCCCATACTTTGCAACCATTCCCAGTCTATGACACGATGCTCCAAAGTCTGAGTTACCACATACTTTTTGAGCTTTACCCTTTCTTCGGTATCTTCTTCAAAATCCAACATCGGATGATCAACCAACCTTTCAATCCGGGCATACACTCTCCTGTCATTCCCACGATACTTAATTTTTCTTTTCCTTGGGTTTGACGAGGAACCTGCACCTGACATGATCTGCAAAACAAGAAATATTTGACAAGAAAATAATGCAGATTGTTAGTATCACaagctatttttggtattttttaattttttaaattttttttgtgtttttatctttttttatgaaataaaaaccatttaagaaatagccgtatagcatttcattcgcggctaaTTTCGAAAATATGGGTTACCGTTTACAAAAGCTTAAGTTACACATCATtctacccgaatggagattgagtacgggcaaaaagttgtgaacttgTACATGCATATAAGTAAACCCGACACTAGACTCAAACTACTATCCTAAAGACACTTCTAAACTCAACGACTCGAACGACCTACGACTCAATGTACATTATCTCCTCCCGGCACTTTAATTGTCCTCAATTAAGCTTAAGTgccaaaatatccccacacttgaggcgaACACACGTGAGAGTTTGACATTTTAAACCTTGACACAACTTTGGTGGCAACAAAATCTGTTTAGAAAACTAacttcattttcaaaaatcagttcaaaaacttatatttttttagCAAAAATTCATAGTTATACCCAAACAAACCCATAAAGCTCAAACGTGATGCCTAGTAGTCCAAACATACCCCACAAGTGTcaaacaacctcaagcaaaccaaccCAAACCATCCGCAGACCCAATTCGTATGTAAACATCCAAACATAACCACCCGCATACCACTAACATGAGAACAAGTTCAAAAATTCTAACTTTAAGAccctacacaaaccctaaaacaagACATGACTGACCCGACACTAAAGCAAAGCAATAAAGTTACCTACTAGTGAGAAATTACAGAAAACATACCTTGGAATCggattgaacaagaaaaatgaAGTCTTGAACTTTTTGCACACGAATTTGCCCAAAAACGTGAAAATGGAGCGCGAAATCGGGTGAAATAGATGGTTAAGATTGTGGGGAATGTGATTGTGGTGATTTAGGAAGAAGAACGGAGTGATTTGGtgaagaaatgagtgagttatggtGATTTTAGTTCAATTTCGCGTTCTAGGGTTTAGAAAAGGGAAAAAGGAACAAATGCAGCGACAGGTTCAAAAGAAACGATTTTAAAAGGTTCAACAGAGCGTCGCGTGACGCGTTGGGTACCCCTGGGGGCCTCGCGTAACGCGGCGGGTCAGAATAATTTTGTTTTTGAACCTTAagccctcgcgtgacgcgaaggGCCTAGGCGTCGCGCGAGGCATcgtttttcacagaatgtttcgTCCAAAAATTGGTTCCATGCCTTAGAAAATTTTTTGAAAGTTTCCCAACCCATCCAAAACCCTCAAAAAATGATTCTAAGTGTCCAAGACACTTACCTGGGACCTCTTTTCTCATGCCGTCTCCGTTCTGTATCGGTGATGAAACCTGCAAAATTCTCAACGACACAAAAGAAACACCGAAAAACTACGAGAAACACGAAAAAATAAGAAATTTACAAACGGTACATACTCTACACGCGAAGCTTTTCGCGCTCACTGATCGATGAAGGTAGGTGGGTCCTCTAGaggaatttcttcctcttcaGTAGTATCAATAGGACCTCCCAAGTAATGTTTCAGTCTATGACCGTTTACCTTCCACACACCTTTGTCTACCTCATCGTATAGCTCAACCGTGCCGTATGGAAACACTTCTTTCACCACATACGGGCCACTCCATCTCGATTTCAATTTTCCTGCTATCAATTTcaaccgtgaattgaacaaaagtACTTTGTCACCTACCTTAAAATCTTTCAAACCTCGCAACCGCCTATCATGCAATGCCTTGGTTTTCTCCTTGATACTCCATGATCTTTCATAGGCGGCATCCCTTAATGCTTCCAACTCATGAATCTGGAAGAATCTCCTCCTTGCAGCTTCGGTAAGGTCAAGGTTTACGGTTTTTAATGCCCACAATGCGCTATGCTCTAATTCTACCGGAAGATGGCAAGCTTTGCCATACACGATCATAAAGGGTGTTGTTCCTAACGATGTCTTATAGACAGTACGGAATGCCCACAAAGCGTCGTCGAGCTTttccgaccaatcctttctactttttcctaccgttttctctaagatTCTCTTCACCCCTCGGTTAGCATTCTCAACTTGGCCACTAGTTTGCGGGTGGTACGCGGTGGAAAGACGATGAGTGACACCGTAGCGTGCAAGTGCCTTTTCCATGGcggaattgcaaaaatgcgtgccaCGGTCACTTATGATAGCTTTAGGGACTCCGAAACGCGTGAATAGCTTCTTAaggaatctcaccaccactcgggcatcattggtgggcaaagcttgagcttcgaCCCACTTTGAAACGTAGTCAATggccacgaggatgtacctattcccactagaggatgggaaaggtcccatgaagtcaatgccccatacgtcaaagatttccaagacttggatgggattttgaggcatttcatccttggatgagatgttgccggtacgttggcaacggtcacaagtcctaacaaactctacgacatccttaactaccgttggccaataaaacccactatcaAATACCTTTTGTGCCATCACATTCGCCCCGTGATGGCCTCCTTTTAAACCCTCGTGCACATGTCTAAGGATGTCTAAACCATCCTCCTTTGAAACGCATCTCCTAAGCACTCTATCTCCACCTATCCTAAAGAGGTAAGGGTCGTCCCAAATGTACTTCCTAGCCTCCCTAAGAAGCTTTTTCTTTTGTTGGTAGGACATACCCCTCACAAGATCTCCGGTTGCTAAATAGTTTGCCAAATCCGAGAACCATGGCAAACCCTCTACCTCGGCACTAACGAAGTCTATGGTTTCGTGGGGAAAGGTATCTCCTATGGAATCCTCACGAACCTCCTCTCTCTTTGGATCCTCTAATCGTGACAAGTGGTCGGCGGCCACGTTTTCCGCtccctttttatccttaatttctATGTCGAACTCAGAGAGCAAAAGAATCCATCTAATAAGACGCGGCTTTGCGTCTTTCTTTTGAAACAGAAATCGCAAAGCGGAATGGTCGGTGAACACGGTGGTTTTGGAAAGCACGAGATATGAGCGAAACTTATCAAACGCAAACACTACGGCTAAGAGTTCCTTTTCCGTCgtggtatagttctcttgagcatcGTTTAGAATTTTGCTCGCGTAGTAGATCGGATGAAAGTGTTTATCGACTCTTTGACCTAGGACCGCACCTACGGCATAAtcgcttgcgtcacacatgagCTCGAAAGGTAAGCTCCAATTGGGCGAAACAAGTATCGGGGCACTAACAAGTTTTTCTTTCAAGAAGTCGAACGCCTTGATGCACTCCTCGTCGAAGACGAAAGGTACATCCTTCTCTAAAATCCTAGTCATCGGgcgtgtgattttggaaaaatcttttataaaacgcctataaaagcccgcatgacctagaaagctcctaacggacttaacactagtaggtggaggcaatctacttatggtatctatcttggccctatccacctctatgccctctctcgacaccttgtgtcctaacactatcccctccgtcaccataaagtgacacttctcccaattcaacataaGATTTGTCTCTATGCACCTCTTAAGCATCCTATCAAGATTAGAAAGACATTGTTCAAAATTGGTGCCATAAACtgagaagtcatccatgaaaacctccatggaagtctcaagcatgtcttggaatatggcaaccatgcatctttggaaagttgccggagcgttgcataacccgaaaggcatgcggcgatacgcataagtgccgtaagggcatgtgaatgtcgttttatcttgatcctccggggcgatggggatctgaaaataacccgaaaatccatcgagaaaacaatagaattgttgacccgctagacgctccaacatttggtcaatgaatggtaagggaaagtggtctttccgggtggcgtcgtttaactttcgatagtctatgcatacacgccaaccggtaacggtacgggaagggattaactcgttcttttcattcatgatcaccgtcatcccacctttttttgggacgacttgggtcgggctaacccatggtgaatcgGAAATGGGGTAGATCACCCCGGCATCTAACAACTTAAGAACCTCTTTCTTAACGACCTCTTGCATGTTCGGATTTAGGCGCCTttgaggttgcaccaccggcttatagtcatcttccatgagtatccggtgggtacaataggcggggcttatgcccttgatatccgaaagacgccatgcaatggcttccctattcactctcaacacctctaataacctacccttctctccctcctctaacttagacgaaataatgaCGGGAAACTCGGAACCCTCACCTAAGAAAGCGTACTCTAAGTGGGACGGGAGGACCTTGAGTTCTAAAGGGGCAGGTTTCTCTATAGGAGTACTCTTACTCTCACTCTTAATTTCACTCAATTCTAGCACTTCAGGGACCCACTCGTCCTCGTCTACCTCTTCACTCTCACTAACAATCTCCTCTACCTTCTCTACTACCTCCTCTATCCTACTCTCGACTAGGTCGGCTccactaatatagtcaaagcaatggtcaacacaagataagaaagactctatgaaatagaccgaatgacaaggactactaagatcatcggaaccactagggtgttccatggagcgtgctatctcgaaagtCACCCTCTCCTCGCCGACTTGAAGTGTGATTTTCCCGTCAAAGACATCGATGATGGCCTTGGCAGTACACAAGAATGGGCGTCCTAGAATGATGGGAACCTTTTcgtcggcttccatatcaagaacgacAAAGTCTACGGGGAAGACGAACTTATCTACTTTGACTAGAAGGTTTTCAATAATGCCTCGTGGATACTTAACGGACCTATCGGCTAGCGACAAAGACTTAATTTTTCTTTTCCTTGGGTTTGACGAGGAACCTGCACCTGACATGATCTGCAAAACAAGAAATATTTGACAAGAAAATAATGCAGATTGTTAGTATCACaagctatttttggtattttttaattttttaaatttttttgtgtttttatctttttttatgaaataaaaacatttaagaaatagccgtatagcatttcattcgcggctaaTTTCGAAAATATGGGTTACCGTTTACAAAAGCTTAAGTTACACATCATtctacccgaatggagattgagtacgggcaaaaagttgtgaacttgTACATGCATATAAGTAAACCCGACACTAGACTCAAACTACTATCCTAAAGACACTTCTAAACTCAACGACTCGAACGACCTACGACTCAATGTACATTATCTCCTCCCGGCACTTTAATTGTCCTCAATTAAGCTTAAGTgccaaaatatccccacacttgaggcgaACACACGTGAGAGTTTGACATTTTAAACCTTGACACAACTTTGGTGGCAACAAAATC comes from the Helianthus annuus cultivar XRQ/B chromosome 4, HanXRQr2.0-SUNRISE, whole genome shotgun sequence genome and includes:
- the LOC118491480 gene encoding uncharacterized protein LOC118491480, which translates into the protein MSLTGKSHFKSARRGGADLVESRIEEVVEKVEEIVSESEEVDEDEWVPEVLELSEIKSESKSTPIEKPAPLELKVLPSHLEYAFLGEGSEFPKDAKPRLIRWILLLSEFDIEIKDKKGAENVAADHLSRLEDPKREEVREDSIGDTFPHETIDFVSAEVEGLPWFSDLANYLATGDLVRGMSYQQKKKLLREARKYIWDDPYLFRIGGDRVLRRCVSKEDEFVRTCDRCQRTGNISSKDEMPQNPIQVLEIFDVWGIDFMGPFPSSSGNRYILVAIDYVSKWVEAQALPTNDARVVVRFLKKLFTRFGVPKAIISDRGTHFCNSAMEKALARYGVTHRLSTAYHPQTSGQVENANRGVKRILEKTVGKSRKDWSEKLDDALWAFRTVYKTSLGTTPFMIVYGKACHLPVELEHSALWALKTVNLDLTEAARRRFFQIHELEALRDAAYERSWSIKEKTKALHDRRLRGLKDFNLDGFSGYFQIPIAPEDQDKTTFTCPYGTYAYRRMPFGLCNAPATFQRCMVAIFQDMLETSMEVFMDDFSVYGTNFEQCLSNLDRMLKRCIETNLMLNWEKCHFMVTEGIVLGHKVSREGIEVDRAKIDTISRLPPPTSVKSIRSFLGHAGFYRRFIKDFSKITRPMTRLLEKDVPFVFDEECIKAFDFLKEKLVSAPILVSPNWSLPFELMCDASDYAVGAVLGQRVDKHFHPIYYANGFSGYFQIPIAPEDQDKTTFTCPYGTYAYRRMPFGLCNAPATFQRCMVAIFQDMLETSMEVFMDDFSVYGTNFEQCLSNLDRMLKRCIETNLMLNWEKCHFMVTEGIVLGHKVSREGIEVDRAKIDTISRLPPPTSVKSVRSFLGHAGFYRRFIKDFSKITRPMTRILEKDVPFVFDEECIKAFDFLKEKLVSAPILVSPNWSLPFELMCDASDYAVGAVLGQRVDKHFHPIYYASKILNDAQENYTTTEKELLAVVFAFDKFRSYLVLSKTTVFTDHSALRFLFQKKDAKPRLIRWILLLSEFDIEIKDKKGAENVAADHLSRLEDPKREEVREDSIGDTFPHETIDFVSAEVEGLPWFSDLANYLATGDLVRGMSYQQKKKLLREARKYIWDDPYLFRIGGDRVLRRCVSKEDGLDILRHVHEGLKGGHHGANVMAQKALARYGVTHRLSTAYHPQTSGQVENANRGVKRILEKTVGKSRKDWSEKLDDALWAFRTVYKTSLGTTPFMIVYGKACHLPVELEHSALWALKTVNLDLTEAARRRFFQIHELEALRDAAYERSWSIKEKTKALHDRRLRGLKDFKVGDKVLLFNSRLKLIAGKLKSRWSGPYVVKEVFPYGTVELYDEVDKGVWKFFGVSFVSLRILQVSSPIQNGDGMRKEVPVQDFIFLVQSDSKIMSGAGSSSNPRKRKIKYRGNDRRVYARIERLVDHPMLDFEEDTEERVKLKKYVVTQTLEHRVIDWEWLQSMGASERVAELLGPRLRMAMDACDETQYTELTIEFHCTFHHKEGAFSEANAVSFSLGRNLYEMTIPQFGVALGLYSPEEVATEEFINGLRGVFNHPRPKCLNSVDLERFWDTIASQPFSRTNLITSVRDPIYRYNLKMLATTVVSRKSGENKANWLDIFALMCMVEKRNWNLASFFAWLFNRPRRGGKRADMDLGSYIARLAKNIRALTKYKTEQMNLGMPTVRWDVVNLQLAGILTHSDPPEWNFEVGAPPPRQPAPRQRREIPPQQPVRPPRPDPFTPEAAFDYTQQRVDQIESRIRVDHQWTMQSHHRQDDMLRYMMSGMLLNAPIPPPFAGLLPPPVYGSEQQTPYVYGQYPGYDQWGGQSGYAYSGQFGWQQAGGSGTQQMEEDSEEE